A window from Streptomyces subrutilus encodes these proteins:
- a CDS encoding sensor histidine kinase, translated as MGNGKGGDGAVGAGGGIGAGVTGDAGGGIGAVLRAPFAARTWGALGYLLSGLPLSTLYFSLAVAGVSVGAGLLVTFLGVPVLAGVLAMCRGFGRVERGRARVLLGARVGEPAPVRAKKAGALAALGAVLKSGSAWRHVLYSVVHFPWAVFGFVVALVFWVCGWAYFLYPLWFWVFPAFTDQPGLQLFQNGGHSVYLDSPARIAVTSLAGLVLTLATPWVLRALTTVDRVLVGALLGPSRLDSRVTELESDRTVVVDTSAADLRRIERDLHDGAQARLAALAMDLGLAKERLAQDPRAAARMVDEAHGEVKVALQELRDLARGIHPAVLTDRGLDAALSSVAARCAVPVRVAVDLPARPAQAIEGIAYFTVSELLQNVSRHAAARSASVDVWKSGERLLIQVADDGRGGAGPGAGSGLTGLTERLDAVDGVLVVDSPAGGGTTVTAELPWRS; from the coding sequence ATGGGCAACGGCAAGGGCGGGGACGGCGCGGTCGGTGCGGGCGGCGGGATCGGCGCGGGCGTCACGGGCGACGCGGGCGGCGGGATCGGTGCGGTGTTGCGGGCTCCGTTCGCGGCGCGGACCTGGGGGGCGCTGGGGTACCTGCTGAGCGGGCTGCCGCTGAGCACGCTGTACTTCTCGCTGGCCGTCGCCGGGGTGAGCGTCGGCGCGGGTCTGCTCGTCACCTTCCTCGGCGTTCCGGTGCTGGCCGGCGTGCTGGCCATGTGCCGCGGGTTCGGGCGCGTGGAGCGGGGCCGGGCGCGCGTCCTGCTGGGGGCACGGGTGGGCGAGCCCGCGCCGGTGCGGGCGAAGAAGGCCGGGGCGCTGGCCGCGCTGGGGGCGGTGCTGAAGAGCGGCAGCGCCTGGCGGCACGTGCTGTACAGCGTGGTCCACTTCCCGTGGGCCGTGTTCGGTTTCGTCGTGGCACTGGTGTTCTGGGTGTGCGGCTGGGCGTACTTCCTGTACCCGCTGTGGTTCTGGGTGTTCCCGGCCTTCACCGACCAGCCCGGTCTGCAGCTCTTCCAGAACGGCGGCCACAGCGTCTACCTGGACTCGCCGGCCCGGATCGCCGTCACCTCGCTGGCCGGGCTGGTGCTCACGCTCGCCACCCCGTGGGTGCTGCGCGCCCTGACCACCGTGGACCGGGTCCTGGTCGGCGCGCTGCTCGGGCCGTCCCGGCTGGACAGCCGGGTCACCGAGCTGGAGTCGGACCGGACGGTGGTGGTGGACACTTCGGCGGCGGACCTGCGGCGCATCGAACGGGACCTGCACGACGGGGCGCAGGCCCGGCTGGCCGCGCTCGCGATGGACCTCGGGCTGGCGAAGGAGCGGCTCGCGCAGGACCCGCGGGCGGCGGCGCGGATGGTGGACGAGGCGCACGGCGAGGTGAAGGTCGCCCTGCAGGAGCTGCGGGACCTGGCGCGGGGCATCCACCCGGCGGTGCTGACGGACCGGGGGCTGGACGCGGCGCTCTCGTCGGTGGCCGCGCGGTGCGCGGTTCCGGTGCGGGTGGCGGTGGACCTGCCGGCGCGGCCGGCGCAGGCGATCGAGGGCATCGCGTACTTCACGGTGTCGGAGCTGCTGCAGAACGTGAGCAGGCACGCGGCGGCCCGGTCCGCCTCGGTGGACGTCTGGAAGTCCGGGGAGCGGCTGCTGATCCAGGTCGCCGACGACGGCCGGGGCGGGGCGGGCCCGGGGGCCGGGTCGGGCCTGACGGGGCTGACGGAGCGGCTGGACGCGGTGGACGGCGTCCTGGTCGTCGACTCCCCCGCGGGCGGCGGGACCACGGTCACGGCCGAGCTGCCCTGGCGCTCGTAG
- a CDS encoding NADH-quinone oxidoreductase subunit C, translating into MNLYDSLPDAAPAVFGEEALGSRAYDVLTVDVPVGSWIPALEIARDKLGCTFFDWLSAVDEPGTGFRVCAHVVSLEDHRVRRLLLRTTVPHGAPALPSAVAVYAGAAWHERETFEMFGVVFTDHPHLVPLLLPENFEGHPLRKDFVLAARVAKAWPGAKEPGEGADPDGPKRRQMLPPGVPDPNDWGPMKGQLPPAPARPARTPRTARTAAAGTGAAGTGAGAAGRAGREGAPPRRTRSVSEGSATQAAGPGTPPAAEPDPAAPARPPRRTRSVSEGSASQAAGPASGPAAPAARPAPRSADAPWHAPKPAFEEPPAAPEPVSRPEPDPSAEPTPGPEPEPSAEPTPGPEPEPEPERGTEPEPKPGPKPEPEPKPGPKPEPDPGLTPEPEPEPASEPEPRPGTRHPDNGGDA; encoded by the coding sequence GTGAACCTCTACGACTCGCTGCCCGACGCGGCGCCGGCCGTCTTCGGCGAGGAGGCCCTCGGCTCCCGCGCGTACGACGTCCTGACCGTCGACGTCCCGGTCGGCTCCTGGATCCCGGCGCTCGAAATCGCCCGGGACAAGCTGGGTTGCACCTTCTTCGACTGGCTGAGCGCCGTCGACGAACCGGGCACCGGCTTCCGGGTCTGCGCGCACGTGGTCTCGCTGGAGGACCACCGCGTACGCCGCCTCCTGCTGCGCACCACCGTCCCGCACGGAGCGCCCGCGCTGCCCTCCGCCGTGGCCGTCTACGCCGGGGCCGCATGGCACGAGCGCGAGACCTTCGAGATGTTCGGCGTGGTCTTCACCGACCACCCCCACCTCGTCCCGCTGCTGCTGCCCGAGAACTTCGAGGGACACCCGCTGCGCAAGGACTTCGTCCTGGCCGCGCGCGTCGCCAAGGCCTGGCCCGGCGCCAAGGAACCGGGTGAGGGCGCGGACCCCGACGGGCCCAAGCGCCGCCAGATGCTCCCGCCCGGCGTCCCCGACCCCAACGACTGGGGCCCGATGAAGGGCCAGCTCCCGCCGGCCCCCGCCCGCCCGGCCCGCACCCCCCGCACCGCCCGCACCGCCGCCGCGGGCACGGGCGCTGCGGGTACGGGTGCGGGTGCTGCGGGCCGCGCCGGCCGCGAGGGCGCCCCGCCGCGCCGCACCCGCTCGGTGTCCGAGGGCTCCGCCACCCAGGCCGCGGGCCCGGGGACTCCTCCGGCCGCGGAGCCCGATCCGGCGGCTCCCGCCCGGCCGCCGCGCCGCACCCGCTCGGTCTCGGAGGGCTCGGCCAGCCAGGCCGCGGGCCCGGCGAGCGGACCGGCGGCCCCGGCCGCGCGACCGGCCCCGCGCAGCGCGGACGCGCCCTGGCACGCCCCGAAGCCCGCCTTCGAAGAACCACCGGCGGCACCGGAACCCGTAAGCCGACCCGAGCCCGACCCGTCGGCCGAGCCCACACCGGGACCCGAGCCCGAGCCGTCGGCCGAGCCCACACCGGGACCCGAGCCCGAGCCCGAGCCCGAGCGGGGAACCGAGCCCGAGCCGAAGCCGGGGCCCAAGCCCGAGCCCGAGCCGAAGCCGGGGCCCAAGCCCGAGCCCGATCCGGGACTCACCCCCGAGCCCGAGCCCGAGCCCGCATCCGAGCCCGAGCCCCGGCCCGGTACCCGACACCCCGACAACGGAGGCGACGCGTGA
- a CDS encoding NuoI/complex I 23 kDa subunit family protein, producing MMPIPGHGLAKGLAVTLRTMTRRSHTAQYPEVQPELPPRSRGVIGLFEENCTVCMLCARECPDWCIYIDSHKETVPASTPGGRERSRNVLDRFAIDFSLCMYCGICIEVCPFDALFWSPEFEYAETDIHELTHERDKLREWMWTVPAPPALDPAAEEPKELAAARKAADKAEAAAAAAAAPSPAPAAGTGTGTGTDATPPAGTTPAPGTTPAPPAGTERAPDPGPAPGPERPDDPAGGTA from the coding sequence CTGATGCCCATTCCCGGACACGGCCTCGCCAAGGGGCTCGCCGTCACCCTGCGCACGATGACCAGGCGCTCGCACACCGCCCAGTACCCCGAGGTCCAGCCCGAACTCCCGCCGCGCAGCCGCGGCGTCATCGGGCTGTTCGAGGAGAACTGCACGGTCTGCATGCTCTGCGCCCGCGAGTGCCCCGACTGGTGCATCTACATCGACTCCCACAAGGAGACCGTCCCGGCCTCCACCCCCGGCGGCCGCGAGCGCAGCCGCAACGTCCTCGACCGCTTCGCCATCGACTTCTCGCTCTGCATGTACTGCGGGATCTGCATCGAGGTGTGCCCCTTCGACGCGCTCTTCTGGTCACCGGAGTTCGAGTACGCGGAGACCGACATCCACGAGCTGACCCACGAGCGGGACAAGCTCCGCGAATGGATGTGGACCGTCCCGGCCCCGCCCGCCCTGGACCCGGCCGCCGAGGAACCCAAGGAACTCGCCGCCGCCCGCAAGGCGGCCGACAAGGCCGAGGCCGCGGCCGCAGCGGCCGCCGCGCCCTCCCCGGCCCCGGCCGCAGGTACGGGTACAGGTACGGGTACGGACGCGACCCCGCCCGCAGGCACGACCCCTGCCCCGGGCACGACCCCGGCCCCGCCCGCCGGTACCGAACGAGCCCCCGACCCCGGCCCCGCCCCCGGGCCGGAGCGGCCCGACGACCCGGCGGGAGGTACCGCCTGA
- a CDS encoding complex I subunit 1/NuoH family protein, translating into MNDVLDVALRLIVVFAVFLVLPLVVGQTEHKVMAHMQGRLGPMYAGGFHGWAQLVADGVKFAQKEDIVPANADRRIFQLAPAVALLPYLLVLLVIPIGPGEGAVGQVVDAGLFFALAVMGVGVLGSLMAGWASANKFSLLGGLRTAAQLLAYELPMLLAAASVAMAAGTVSLPGIVDAFEWWWLPWQIVGGLVFFTAGLAELQRPPFDMPVADSEIIFGAYTEYTGLRFALFLLAEYAGIVVLCALTTVLFLGGWHGPLGADGLGWVWTLLKVALLAFVVIWLRVSYPRLREDQLQKLAWTVLIPLALAQIALTGIVKVAIN; encoded by the coding sequence GTGAACGACGTCCTCGACGTCGCGCTGCGACTGATCGTCGTCTTCGCCGTCTTCCTCGTGCTCCCGCTCGTCGTCGGGCAGACCGAGCACAAGGTGATGGCCCACATGCAGGGCCGTCTCGGCCCCATGTACGCCGGCGGTTTCCACGGCTGGGCCCAGCTCGTCGCCGACGGCGTCAAGTTCGCGCAGAAGGAAGACATCGTCCCGGCCAACGCCGACCGCCGCATCTTCCAACTCGCCCCCGCCGTCGCCCTGCTGCCCTACCTCCTCGTCCTGCTCGTCATCCCGATCGGCCCGGGCGAGGGCGCGGTCGGCCAGGTCGTCGACGCCGGACTGTTCTTCGCGCTCGCCGTGATGGGCGTCGGGGTCCTCGGCTCGCTGATGGCCGGCTGGGCCTCCGCCAACAAGTTCTCCCTGCTCGGCGGCCTGCGCACCGCCGCCCAGCTGCTCGCGTACGAACTCCCGATGCTGCTCGCCGCCGCCTCCGTCGCGATGGCCGCCGGGACCGTCTCCCTCCCCGGCATCGTCGACGCCTTCGAGTGGTGGTGGCTGCCCTGGCAGATCGTCGGCGGACTGGTCTTCTTCACCGCCGGCCTCGCCGAGCTCCAGCGGCCCCCCTTCGACATGCCCGTCGCCGACTCCGAGATCATCTTCGGCGCGTACACCGAGTACACCGGCCTGCGCTTCGCGCTGTTCCTGCTCGCCGAGTACGCCGGCATCGTCGTCCTCTGCGCCCTCACCACCGTCCTCTTCCTCGGCGGCTGGCACGGCCCCCTCGGAGCCGACGGACTCGGCTGGGTCTGGACCCTCCTGAAGGTCGCGCTGCTCGCCTTCGTCGTGATCTGGCTCCGGGTGAGCTACCCGCGGCTGCGCGAGGACCAGCTCCAGAAGCTCGCCTGGACCGTACTCATCCCGCTCGCGCTCGCCCAGATCGCGCTCACCGGCATCGTGAAGGTGGCGATCAACTGA
- a CDS encoding sensor histidine kinase, with protein sequence MTARMHTTDHAGDDRPPPVRPAFDAVTWKEIVHLLVNLPVAVVGFVYTVSMVGVSGGLAVTAVGLPLLACGLFLSRQLGRLDRARARVLLGVRVEEPTPIPGPKRSGGFFPWLWTSLKDPVAWRTVLYGLVRLPWGVLTFTVVLTGLFVLWPVLPYVTRLLANADRAMVRGLLSPSDDLERRIAELESDRTVVVDTSAADLRRIERDLHDGAQARLVALAMGLGLAKEKLLADPEGAAAMVDEAHGEVKLALQELRDLARGIHPAVLTDRGLDAALSSVAARCLVPVKVAVDLPARPAEAIEGIAYFVVSELLQNVSKHAAARGAAVEVWRAGPRLLIRVSDDGRGGARPEGGSGMAGLAERLGAVDGVFVVDSPEGRGTVVTAELPWRDRSAAPPRH encoded by the coding sequence ATGACCGCGCGCATGCACACCACCGATCACGCCGGGGACGACCGGCCGCCGCCCGTACGCCCCGCCTTCGACGCCGTGACCTGGAAGGAGATCGTCCATCTGCTGGTGAACCTGCCGGTGGCGGTCGTCGGGTTCGTGTACACGGTGTCCATGGTCGGCGTCTCGGGCGGGCTGGCCGTGACGGCGGTCGGGCTTCCGCTGCTGGCGTGCGGACTGTTCCTGTCCCGCCAGTTGGGACGGCTGGACCGGGCGCGGGCCCGGGTGCTGCTGGGCGTCCGGGTGGAAGAGCCGACTCCGATCCCCGGGCCGAAGCGGTCGGGCGGTTTCTTCCCCTGGTTGTGGACGAGCCTGAAGGACCCGGTGGCGTGGCGCACGGTGCTGTACGGGCTGGTCCGGCTGCCGTGGGGGGTGCTGACCTTCACCGTGGTGCTGACCGGGCTGTTCGTGCTGTGGCCGGTGCTGCCGTACGTGACGCGGCTGCTGGCCAACGCGGACCGGGCGATGGTACGGGGCCTGCTGTCGCCCTCCGACGACCTGGAGCGGCGGATCGCCGAGCTGGAGTCGGACCGGACGGTGGTGGTGGACACCTCGGCGGCGGACCTGCGGCGCATCGAACGGGACCTGCACGACGGGGCCCAGGCCCGGCTGGTGGCGCTGGCCATGGGTCTGGGCCTGGCGAAGGAGAAGCTGCTCGCGGACCCCGAGGGCGCGGCGGCGATGGTCGACGAGGCGCACGGCGAGGTGAAGCTGGCCCTCCAGGAGCTGCGGGACCTGGCGCGGGGCATCCACCCGGCGGTGCTGACGGACCGGGGGCTGGACGCGGCGCTGTCGTCGGTGGCCGCGCGGTGCCTGGTGCCGGTGAAGGTGGCGGTGGACCTGCCGGCGCGGCCGGCGGAGGCGATCGAGGGCATCGCGTACTTCGTGGTCTCGGAGCTGCTGCAGAACGTGAGCAAGCACGCGGCGGCGCGGGGCGCGGCCGTGGAGGTGTGGCGGGCCGGCCCGCGGCTGCTGATCCGGGTGTCGGACGACGGGCGGGGCGGGGCGCGGCCGGAGGGCGGGTCGGGGATGGCGGGGCTCGCGGAGCGGCTGGGGGCGGTGGACGGGGTGTTCGTCGTGGACTCCCCCGAGGGGCGCGGGACGGTGGTGACCGCCGAGCTGCCGTGGCGCGACCGCTCGGCCGCGCCGCCGCGGCACTGA
- a CDS encoding NADH-quinone oxidoreductase subunit A, whose amino-acid sequence MPEPTVSTVTVLAADYFRSYSVVGLLAVLGVLFVAVAFGANRLLRPAVPTPEKLLTYECGVDPVGEGWAHTQVRYYVYAFLYVIFAVDSIFLFPWATVFAVAGYGTTTLVEMFIFLGFLAVGLLYAYKKGVLEWT is encoded by the coding sequence GTGCCCGAACCAACGGTATCGACCGTGACCGTGCTCGCCGCGGACTACTTCCGGAGTTATTCGGTCGTCGGCCTGCTCGCCGTCCTCGGTGTGCTCTTCGTCGCCGTGGCCTTCGGCGCGAACCGCCTGCTGCGCCCCGCCGTCCCGACCCCCGAGAAGCTCCTGACGTACGAGTGCGGCGTCGACCCGGTCGGCGAGGGCTGGGCGCACACCCAGGTCCGCTACTACGTCTACGCCTTCCTCTACGTCATCTTCGCCGTCGACTCGATCTTCCTGTTCCCCTGGGCGACCGTGTTCGCCGTCGCCGGCTACGGCACCACGACGCTGGTCGAGATGTTCATCTTCCTCGGGTTCCTCGCCGTGGGCCTGCTCTACGCGTACAAGAAGGGCGTCCTCGAATGGACGTGA
- a CDS encoding response regulator transcription factor, whose protein sequence is MRVVIAEDSVLLREGLTRLLTDLGHDVVAGVGDAEALVKTVAELAAEDALPDVVVADVRMPPTHTDEGVRAAVQLRRAYPGIGVLVLSQYVEEQYATELLAGSTTGVGYLLKDRVAEVREFVDAVVRVARGGTALDPEVVAQLLGRSRKQDVLAGLTPREREVLGLMAEGRTNSAVAKQLVVSDGAVEKHVSNIFMKLGLSPSDGDHRRVLAVLTYLKS, encoded by the coding sequence GTGCGGGTGGTCATCGCCGAGGATTCGGTGCTGCTGCGGGAGGGCCTGACCCGGCTGCTGACCGACCTGGGGCACGACGTGGTCGCCGGTGTCGGGGACGCGGAGGCCCTGGTCAAGACGGTGGCGGAGCTCGCGGCCGAGGATGCGCTGCCGGACGTGGTGGTGGCGGACGTACGGATGCCGCCGACCCACACCGACGAGGGGGTGCGGGCCGCGGTGCAGCTGCGGCGCGCGTACCCGGGCATCGGGGTGCTCGTGCTGTCCCAGTACGTGGAGGAGCAGTACGCCACCGAACTGCTGGCCGGTTCGACCACCGGGGTGGGCTACCTGCTCAAGGACCGCGTGGCCGAGGTCCGCGAGTTCGTGGACGCGGTCGTCCGGGTGGCGCGGGGCGGTACGGCCCTGGACCCGGAGGTCGTGGCCCAGCTGCTCGGCCGCAGCCGCAAGCAGGACGTGCTGGCGGGGCTGACCCCGCGGGAGCGCGAGGTGCTCGGGCTGATGGCCGAGGGCCGCACGAATTCCGCCGTGGCGAAGCAGTTGGTGGTGAGCGACGGCGCGGTGGAGAAGCACGTCAGCAACATCTTCATGAAACTGGGGCTGTCGCCGAGTGATGGGGATCACCGGCGTGTTCTCGCCGTTCTCACCTACCTGAAATCTTGA
- a CDS encoding 2-oxoacid:acceptor oxidoreductase subunit alpha codes for MTSQVSSPAEQADGAGGAVVGGQRTPAGPDGKEVRRLDRVIIRFAGDSGDGMQLTGDRFTSETASFGNDLSTLPNFPAEIRAPAGTLPGVSSFQLHFADHDILTPGDAPNVLVAMNPAALKANIGDVPRGAEIIVNTDEFTKRPMAKVGYETSPLEDGSLDAYNLHPVPLTTLTIEALKDFGLPRKEAERSKNMFALGLLSWMYHRPTEGTESFLRQKFAKKPQIAEANVAAFRAGWNFGETTEDFAVSYEVAPATKAFPTGTYRNISGNLALSYGLIAASRQADLPLYLGSYPITPASDILHELSRHKNFGVRTFQAEDEIAGIGAALGAAFGGSLAVTTTSGPGVALKSETIGLAVSLELPLLIVDIQRGGPSTGLPTKTEQADLLQAMYGRNGEAPVPIVAPRTPADCFDAALDAARIALTYRTPVFLLSDGYLANGSEPWRIPEVEDLPDLKVRFAAGPNHELADGTEVFWPYKRDPRTLARPWAVPGTPGLEHRIGGIEKQDGTGNISYDPANHELMVRTRQAKVDGIVVPDLEVDDPDGARTLVLGWGSTYGPITAAVRRLRVAGEAIAQAHLRHLNPFPGNLGEVLGRYGRVVVPEMNLGQLATLIRAKYLVDAQSYNQVNGMPFKAEQLATALKEAIHD; via the coding sequence GTGACCAGCCAGGTCAGTAGCCCAGCCGAGCAGGCCGACGGGGCCGGGGGTGCGGTTGTCGGCGGACAGCGCACCCCGGCGGGCCCGGACGGCAAGGAAGTCCGCCGCCTCGATCGTGTGATCATCCGATTCGCGGGTGACTCGGGTGACGGCATGCAGCTCACCGGTGACCGGTTCACCTCGGAGACGGCGTCGTTCGGCAACGACCTGTCGACCCTCCCGAACTTCCCCGCCGAGATCCGCGCCCCCGCCGGGACCCTGCCGGGCGTGTCCTCCTTCCAGCTCCACTTCGCCGACCACGACATCCTCACGCCGGGCGACGCCCCGAACGTGCTGGTCGCGATGAACCCGGCCGCCCTGAAGGCGAACATCGGGGACGTGCCGCGCGGCGCGGAGATCATCGTCAACACCGACGAGTTCACCAAGCGCCCCATGGCCAAGGTCGGCTACGAGACCTCCCCGCTGGAGGACGGCTCGCTCGACGCCTACAACCTCCACCCGGTGCCGCTCACCACCCTCACCATCGAGGCGCTGAAGGACTTCGGCCTGCCCCGCAAGGAGGCCGAGCGCAGCAAGAACATGTTCGCGCTGGGCCTGCTGTCGTGGATGTACCACCGGCCCACCGAGGGGACCGAGAGCTTCCTGCGGCAGAAGTTCGCGAAGAAGCCGCAGATCGCGGAGGCGAACGTGGCCGCCTTCCGCGCGGGCTGGAACTTCGGCGAGACCACCGAGGACTTCGCCGTCTCCTACGAGGTGGCGCCCGCGACCAAGGCGTTCCCGACGGGCACCTACCGCAACATCTCGGGGAACCTGGCCCTGTCGTACGGGCTGATCGCGGCGAGCAGGCAGGCCGATCTGCCGCTCTACCTGGGTTCCTACCCCATCACCCCGGCCTCGGACATCCTGCACGAGCTGAGCCGGCACAAGAACTTCGGCGTGCGGACCTTCCAGGCCGAGGACGAGATCGCCGGCATCGGCGCGGCCCTGGGGGCGGCCTTCGGCGGCTCGCTGGCCGTGACCACCACCTCCGGGCCGGGCGTGGCACTGAAGTCGGAGACGATCGGGCTCGCGGTCTCCCTGGAGCTGCCGCTGCTGATCGTGGACATCCAGCGCGGCGGACCCTCGACCGGCCTGCCGACCAAGACGGAGCAGGCCGACCTGCTGCAGGCGATGTACGGGCGCAACGGCGAGGCCCCGGTCCCGATCGTGGCCCCGCGCACCCCGGCTGACTGCTTCGACGCGGCGCTCGACGCGGCCCGGATCGCGCTGACCTACCGGACGCCGGTGTTCCTGCTCTCCGACGGCTACCTGGCCAACGGCTCCGAGCCCTGGAGGATCCCCGAGGTCGAGGACCTGCCGGACCTGAAGGTCCGGTTCGCCGCGGGGCCCAACCACGAGCTGGCCGACGGCACCGAGGTGTTCTGGCCGTACAAGCGCGACCCGCGGACGCTGGCGCGCCCGTGGGCCGTCCCGGGCACGCCCGGGCTGGAGCACCGCATCGGCGGCATCGAGAAGCAGGACGGCACGGGCAACATCTCGTACGACCCGGCCAACCACGAGCTGATGGTCCGCACCCGCCAGGCGAAGGTCGACGGCATCGTCGTCCCCGACCTGGAGGTCGACGACCCGGACGGCGCCCGCACGCTCGTCCTGGGCTGGGGCTCCACCTACGGCCCGATCACCGCGGCCGTACGCCGTCTGCGGGTGGCCGGCGAGGCCATCGCCCAGGCCCACCTGCGCCACCTCAACCCGTTCCCGGGGAATCTCGGCGAGGTGCTGGGACGCTACGGGAGGGTGGTGGTGCCGGAGATGAACCTCGGGCAGCTCGCCACCCTGATCCGGGCGAAATACCTGGTCGACGCCCAGTCGTACAACCAGGTCAACGGCATGCCGTTCAAGGCGGAGCAGCTCGCGACGGCTCTCAAGGAGGCCATCCATGACTGA
- a CDS encoding 2-oxoacid:ferredoxin oxidoreductase subunit beta — MTEVTDSPAHSSHPTLLSLVPKAEAKQSMKDFKSDQEVRWCPGCGDYAVLAAVQGFMPELGLAKENIVFVSGIGCSSRFPYYMNTYGMHSIHGRAPAIATGLATSRRDLSVWVVTGDGDALSIGGNHLIHALRRNVNLKILLFNNRIYGLTKGQYSPTSEVGKITKSTPMGSLDAPFNPVSLALGAEASFVARTVDSDRKHLTEVLRQAADHQGTALVEIYQNCNIFNDGAFEVLKDRDLAEEAVIRLEHGQPIRFGAGGAKGVVRDPATGDLGVVEVTPENEARIVVHDVNAASPTTAFALSRLADPDTLHHTPIGVFRSAVRPVYDTLMAEQLDTAVERSGKGDLGSLLSGTDTWTVVG; from the coding sequence ATGACTGAGGTGACGGACTCTCCGGCCCACTCGTCCCACCCGACCCTGCTGTCCCTGGTGCCCAAGGCCGAGGCCAAGCAGTCGATGAAGGACTTCAAGTCGGACCAGGAGGTCCGCTGGTGCCCCGGCTGCGGCGACTACGCGGTCCTCGCCGCCGTGCAGGGCTTCATGCCCGAACTGGGGCTGGCGAAGGAGAACATCGTCTTCGTCTCGGGCATCGGCTGCTCCTCCCGCTTCCCGTACTACATGAACACCTACGGGATGCACTCGATCCACGGCCGCGCCCCCGCCATCGCGACGGGCCTCGCCACCTCGCGCCGCGACCTGTCGGTCTGGGTGGTCACGGGTGACGGCGACGCCCTGTCCATCGGCGGCAACCACCTGATCCACGCGCTGCGCCGCAACGTCAACCTCAAGATCCTGCTGTTCAACAACCGGATCTACGGCCTGACCAAGGGCCAGTACTCCCCCACCTCCGAGGTCGGCAAGATCACGAAGTCGACGCCGATGGGCTCGCTGGACGCGCCCTTCAACCCGGTGTCCCTGGCGCTGGGCGCGGAGGCCTCCTTCGTCGCCCGGACGGTCGACTCCGACCGCAAGCACCTCACCGAGGTGCTGCGGCAGGCCGCCGACCACCAGGGCACGGCGCTGGTGGAGATCTACCAGAACTGCAACATCTTCAACGACGGCGCCTTCGAGGTGCTGAAGGACCGGGACCTGGCCGAGGAGGCCGTGATCCGGCTGGAGCACGGGCAGCCGATCCGGTTCGGCGCGGGCGGTGCCAAGGGCGTGGTGCGCGACCCGGCCACCGGCGACCTGGGGGTCGTCGAGGTCACGCCGGAGAACGAGGCGCGGATCGTGGTGCACGACGTGAACGCCGCGAGCCCCACCACGGCCTTCGCACTGTCCCGGCTGGCCGACCCGGACACCCTGCACCACACCCCGATCGGGGTCTTCCGCAGCGCCGTGCGGCCGGTCTACGACACGCTCATGGCCGAGCAGCTCGACACGGCCGTCGAGCGCAGCGGCAAGGGCGACCTCGGGTCGCTGCTGAGCGGCACCGACACCTGGACCGTCGTCGGCTGA
- a CDS encoding NADH-quinone oxidoreductase subunit B, which translates to MDVTPDATPAATGAATAPDVTGATSATGATGAIPPAAAGTAAPQPRLLPEPKRLGVLSRLAPEPMKVVLNWGRRYSLWVFNFGLACCAIEFIAASMARHDFIRLGVIPFAPGPRQADLMIVSGTVTDKMAPAVKRLYEQMPEPKYVISFGACSNCGGPYWDSYAVTKGVDQIIPVDVYVPGCPPRPEALLQGILKLQEKIARESLAERYADSPSVGQLTSGLVTPPPTPGAGT; encoded by the coding sequence ATGGACGTGACACCGGATGCGACACCGGCAGCGACAGGCGCCGCAACCGCACCAGACGTGACAGGCGCGACGAGCGCGACAGGCGCGACGGGCGCGATCCCGCCCGCGGCGGCGGGCACCGCGGCGCCGCAGCCCCGGCTGCTGCCGGAGCCCAAGCGCCTGGGCGTCCTCTCCCGGCTGGCCCCGGAACCGATGAAGGTGGTCCTCAACTGGGGCCGCCGCTACAGCCTGTGGGTCTTCAACTTCGGCCTCGCCTGCTGCGCCATCGAGTTCATCGCCGCGTCCATGGCCCGGCACGACTTCATCCGCCTCGGCGTCATCCCCTTCGCGCCCGGGCCGCGCCAGGCCGACCTCATGATCGTCTCGGGCACCGTCACCGACAAGATGGCCCCGGCCGTCAAGCGGCTGTACGAGCAGATGCCCGAGCCGAAGTACGTCATCTCCTTCGGCGCCTGCTCCAACTGCGGCGGCCCGTACTGGGACTCGTACGCGGTGACCAAGGGCGTCGACCAGATCATCCCCGTCGACGTCTACGTGCCCGGCTGCCCGCCCCGCCCCGAAGCGCTCCTCCAGGGCATCCTCAAGCTCCAGGAGAAGATCGCCCGCGAGTCCCTGGCCGAGCGGTACGCCGACTCGCCCTCCGTCGGCCAGCTCACCAGCGGCCTGGTCACGCCCCCGCCCACCCCCGGAGCCGGCACGTGA